DNA sequence from the Methanofollis formosanus genome:
CATTTTTCCGGAAGGGGGGATTTTTGTTCATTTCAGGCCTCCTCGGGAAACGAACGCCGGCATCATGGGGTATGCGGCGATACCGTTCCCGTGGGCGCACAAAGATTCGCGGGATTTAATTTTTGGTATTATATATGTTTTTATTTTGAGCTCAATGGGCCGCGGGCGATCGAAAAAAAGATCGATTCCGGGAGGATTGGATTAAAATGATCGAGGTGCCCGACCCCCGCCCTGGAAGCAGAGGGAGATCATGAAAACTATCGAGTCGGCCCGGCGCCCACTTCACGCGAGGCCGGAGAGCCCTCACGGTCACGTCCGAACCATTCTCCGCGACCTTTTGATCTCGGCCCGCCGGAAAATTTTCGACGCCCCCGCCCACCCCATTGAAAAACTACTTTGGCTCTCAGGACGCACCTGACTCCTCATGAACACCCGCCCTTCACCGGGCGGTGAGAGGGATCGAGGTGAAAGAAGTCACCAGCAGTTATGATGCAAAGGCGGTCGAGGCCTCTGCCCGAGAATTCTGGCGGGAACACGACACCTACCATACCGTAAAGGACCTGCGACAGTCAGGCAAACAGTTCTTCTTCGTGGACGGCCCGCCGTACACCACCGGCCACATCCACCTGGGCACCGCGTGGAACAAGATCATCAAAGACGCCATCCTCAGGCAGAAGCGGATGACCGGGCTCAACGTCATCGAGCGTGCCGGCTACGACATGCACGGCCTCCCCATCGAAGTGCAGGTCGAGCACGAACTCGGGTTCACCTCGAAGAAAGACATCGAAGCCTACGGTATCGACAAGTTCATCGAACGCTGCCGGGAGTACGCCCTCGCCAGGATGGAGGAGATGTCGGACCAGTTCAGGGAACTGGGCATCTGGCTCGACTTCGACAACCCGTACCAGACCCTCAAGAAAGAATATATCGAAGCGGCCTGGTGGACGCTCAAAGAGGCCGAGAAGAACGGGAAACTCGAACGCGGCCACCGCGTCGTGAACTGGTGCCCGCGCTGTGAGACGGCGATCGCCGACTCGGAAGTCGAATACGACGACGCCGTCGACCCCTCGATCTTCGTCAAGTTCCCGGTCAAAGGGGCGGAGAACGAATACCTCGTCATCTGGACCACCACGCCCTGGACCCTCCCGGCCAACGTCGCCATCGCCGTCCACCAGAAGATCACCTACGCCCTCGTCGCCGCCCGCAAGGACGGCCGCGAAGAGAACCTCTGGATCGCCAAAGACCTCGTCGAGAGCGTGCTCAAGAAAGGGAAATACCAGGACTACGACCTGCTCAAAACCCTGCCCGGCACCGACCTCGTCGGGACCGAGTACGAGTCCCCGCTCGTCGAGCAGGTGCCTCTCCAGGCCGAGATCCCGCACCGCGTCGTCCTCGCCGACTACGTCGCCCTCGAAAACACCGGGCTCGTCCACACCGCACCCGGCCACGGGTGGGACGACTTCCTCACCGGCCTGCGCGAAGGCCTCCCGATCTTCTGTCCCGTAGACGGCAGCGGGCGGTACACGAAGAAGGCCGGCGTCTTCGAAGGGCTCTACGTGAAGGATCCGGCGACGAACCAGCAGGTCCTCGACGCCCTCGGCGACCACCTCCTCCACGAAGGGAAGATCACCCACCGGTACGGCCACTGCTGGCGGTGCAAGACCCCGATCATCTACCGCGCCACCGAACAGTGGTTCATCAAGGCCTCGGAGATGCGCGACGACCTCCTCGCCGAGGTCGAGAAGGTCGACTGGTACCCGGACTGGGCCGGCAGCGCACGCTTCCACGACTGGGTCAAGGAGGCCCGCGACTGGTGCATCTCCCGCCAGCGCTACTGGGGCATCCCGATCCCGGTCTGGCAGTGCGACACCTGCGACCGGCGCGAGGCCTACGGGACCGTCGAAGAACTCGAGGCCGCGAGCGGCAGGCCGGTCAAAGACCCGCACCGCCCGTACGTCGACGAGGTCACGGTCCCGTGTTCCTGCGGCGGCACCATGCATCGCGTCTCCGACATCTTCGACGTCTGGTTCGACTCCGCGGTCGCTTCCTGGGCCACCCTCGGGTTCCCCGGAAACAAGGCGGAGTTCGAGAAATACTGGCCGGCCGACTTCATCACCGAAGGCCAGGACCAGACCCGCGGCTGGTTCTACTCGCAACTCGGCGCATCCATGGTCGCCTTCGGCCGCTCGCCGTATAAGTCGGTGCTCATGCACGGCTTCGCCCTCGACGCCGAAGGACGCAAGATGTCCAAGAGCCAGGGCAACGTCGTCGCCCCGGCCGAGGTGATCGAGAAGGGCGGGGTCGACGTGCTCCGCCTGTACGTCCTCTGGGCCAACGCACCCTGGGACGACATGAAGTTCAACTGGGACGGGGTCAGGACGGTCAACCGGGCGCTCAACATCCTCTGGAACGTCTACCGCTTCCCGCTGCCGTACATGACCCTCGACGGGTTCACGCCGGCGACCGCCGACGACGGCACCTGGGACGAGGACGGGGTCAGGGCACTGCTCGACGGCATGCCCGACGAAGACCGCTGGATCCTCTCGCGCGTCAACACCCTCTGCAAGGAGGTCAACGCCGACTTCGAGGAGTACAACCTCCACAAGATCACGAGGGCGCTCGTCACCTTCGTGCTCGAAGATCTTTCCAGGTGGTACCTCCAGATCGTGCGCCCGCGCATGTGGCTCGAAGAGGACGCACCCGAGAAGCGGTGCGCCTACGAGACGGTCTACTACGTGCTCCGCAGACTCGCCCAGCTCCTCGCGCCCTTCACCCCGCACCTCACCGAGGCGATCTACCGGAACCTCAGGTGCGAGGGCGACCCCGAGAGCGTACACATGCTCGACTGGCCCGAAGCCGACGACGCCCTCGTCGACGAAGACCTCGAAACCGCGATGGCCGTCGTGCAGAACTTCGACGACGCCGCCGCCACCGCGAGACAGGACGGAAAGCGCAAACTCCGCTGGCCGGTCGCCGAGGCGGTCGTCGCCACGAGTGCCGAGGAGGTCAAGGCGGCCGTCATCAGGCTCAACGACCTCTGCACCTCGCGGGCGAACGCGAAGAAGGTCGCGGTCGTCGGCGAACACTGGGACCGGATCGGGTGGCAGGCCGAACCGGTGATGCGTGCCATCGGCCCGAAGTTCGGGCGCGATGGGCCCAAGGTGAAGGCGGCGATCGAGGCGGCCGACGGGAACGCCCTGAAGGCCGCCCTGGCCGAGACGGGCGTCGCCGTGCTCGGCGAGATCGAGGTGACGCCCGAGATGGTCGCCTTCACCGAGGCGATGCCGGAAGGCGTCTTCGCCGCGGCGATGGAGAACGCCACCGTCTACGTCGACGTCAACCTCACGCCCGAGATCGAGGCCGAAGGCTTTGCCCGCGAGGTGATCCGGCGTCTGCAGGACATGCGCAAACAGCACGATCTCAAGGTGGACGACCACATCGCCGCCGAGATCGTCGTCGCCGACGTGAGAGTCGCCGACCTCGTGCGGAGCTGGGAGAAGGAGATCGCCGGCGAAGTGCGGGCCGCCGCCCTGGAGATCCACAACGGCGCCGCCCTGACCGGCGCGTGGGCGCTCACCGCCGAGTGGGAGGTCGAAGGCGTCGGAATGACGATGGGCCTCTCACTCGCCGAAGAGTGACCTGAGATATCGGCGGCCCTCAGGGGCCGAGAAAAGCGGCAGGTCTTCGTCGGCGACGACGCATCGGCGTTCGACGACGACCCGCTCCCCGGTGACGGGGTTCATCCCCTCTTTTGTATAGTGTCCGTGCCTCACCAGCGTGCCGCGCCGCTGCCATGCCGGGGTCTCGGCGAGGTTGACGCCGCGTGCAAACATCATCTCGTGCATTCCGGCCGCTTTCGTCCGGTTCAGTGCTGCGGCGACCTCGCGGGGCGGCAGGCCCTCGTCGAGGAGCGCGGCCTGGCAGTAGGCGTTGATGTGGTTGCGCCACGCCTCGGCCTGCCGCATACTAAGGTACTCCAGGGCGTACGACGGCGTCGCCGGGATCACGCGGCTGTCGAAGGCGACCGGAGCGTCCAGGCCCGCTTCCAGGGTGAAGGCGCTTGCCGCATACGAGGCCGCGACCGAATCGAGTTTCTCGACCCTCCCGCCGAAGGGGAGCGCATCGAAGTAGAGACTGATCTCGTCTGAGAAGGTGTAGGCACAGACGGGGTTGAGCCCGCTCTCCGCGAGGAGACGCCGGCACGTCCCGACCATCGCCGCGTGGAACCGGGCGTCGAAGGGTTTGACGCAGGTCCGGGTCAGGCCGTGAAAAGCCCGGCCGTCGAGACGGAGGATGACCGGAGGATAGATGGCAAGGTTTGAAAAAATCTCGTGGGTGTCCATGTTCCCGCGCGCCGGAGACCGGGAATTATTTCCTCGGTTCGGTGCCGGTCTTCCTGAAGGTGCTGGAGATGTGGCGGATGATGATGATGTCGCCGATGACCTTGATGATCCGGTACGGGATAAGGTAGCCGCGGTGGCCCTTGGGATCGGCGATCTCGGGGTTGAGGTTGCCGACGGCGATCGACTCGATCTTCTTGCCGTCGATGTCGAGGAGGACATCGTCGACGTCTCCCACATAGACCGCTTTCTCGGTATAGACGTTCATCCCAAAGAGATCTGTGACCTGTGTCTTCATCGCTATCGGTTCAAGGTATAGACTATAAACGTTAAAAAGACTATCATTCGCCATGAACGGATCCCTCAAGATCGGGCACCTATTCGGGATTCCCATCTATCTTCACTGGACGTTCCTGCTGGTCATCCCCCTCTTCGCCTGGATCATCGGCAGCCAGATCGTGCTCACGACCGAGTTGCTGGCCGACCTCTTCGGGCTCGAGATCACGATGACCTACTATCTCCAGGGGTGGATGCCCTACATCCTCGGGACGCTGGTGGTGCTGGGACTTTTCGCCGGGGTGCTGGTCCACGAACTGGCGCATTCGCTGGTGGCGAAGTCGAAGGGGATCACGATCCATTCGATCACCCTGCTCATCTTCGGCGGCGTGGCGTCGATGGAGGAGGAGATGCCCGACCCGAAGGTCGAACTCCCGATGGCCCTGGTCGGGCCCTTGACGAGCGGGGCGATCGGCGGGATCTTTCTGGCGATCACCTACGGGATCGCGGCGGCGGCGGGGGCCGGGGCGGTGGACGCCGCGACGGCCGGGGTGTTCATCTTCTTCTTCGGCTACCTCGCGCTCCTCAACATCATCCTCTTCCTCTTCAACCTGCTCCCGGCCTTCCCGATGGACGGGGGCCGGGTGCTGCGGGCGTGGCTGGCGAAGAAGATGCCGCTGCACCAGGCGACGAAGATCGCCGCCGACGTGGGCAGGGGGTTCGCGGTCTTCTTCGGGATCTTCGGGTTCCTGGTGCTCAGCCCGATCCTGGTCATCATCGCCTTTTTCATCTATATCGGGGCGAACCAGGAGGCGACGATGGTCCGCTACAACTTCCTGCTCAAGGACGTGGTGGTCAAGGACGTGATGAGCGCTCCGGTGACGACGGTGCGCCCTGACCAGCCGGTGATGGAGGTGGTGCAGATGATGTACGAGACGAAGCATCTGGGGTTCCCGGTGATGGAGCGCGGGGCGGTGGTCGGGATGGTGACGCTCGGCGACGTGCATGCGGCGCCGCCGCTCGACCGAGAGGCGATGCAGGTGCGCGACCTGATGTCGCGCGAGGTGGTGATGCTCAAGCCGTCGGCGCCGCTGACCGATGCGATGCGGATCATGTCCAGGTCGGGGATCGGGCGCATCCCGGTGATGGAGGAGGGGGAGTTGGTCGGGATCGTGACCAGGACCGATGTGCTCACGACGCTGGAGATCAAGGAGGCGTGAGGGCCGATCAAAAAAGATGGCGCTCATCCGATCCATCCTTCATCCGGCCCCCGAAAATCGTCGTTGCAGCGGCACGGGGGCGGCCACCCCTCGGCGAAAGCTATGCATTCGGCTCTGTTGGAATCCACGATTCCTCTCCTCATGACAGGGAGGGTGATGGAACCAGGCACCTCGCCGCCCCTCGGCTATCTTCGCCGTGGGGGTTCCGGGGGGTCTCCCCCCGACGATGATGGCACGTTTGCACCTGGTTTGCACCGTATTTGCACTGAGGATGTGCAAAGCAAGGGGACGAAGGAACGGCCCCGGAGTACCTATTCTAAAGAGAGGAGAGAGATCTCTCTCTCCTATAGTACTCTATTGCACCAGAATGAGGATGCACCCACCACCCCTGATCGGTCGGGGTCTCCGGGTGAGGGTGGGTGCGAACGGCGTTCGGGTGCACATGACGATCATTATCCTAACGATATCGCCCTGATCAAGAAACAGGGCTATAAGGTGCCCCCGTTCGGTGGCACTTTCAGAGTGCAACCCGGTGCAATCCAGTGCACATGTGCAAACAAGGTACTGCCGCTCCCCGGCGTCCTGGACCACCGGGAGTTCACGCGGGTGAAGAGCGATCTCGGCCGCTGCGACGTGTGCGACGGGGGACGGGCGGTGCACCGGTCTGGTGACGGGCGGGTGGTGCTGTGTGAGGGGTGTTATGCCCGGCTGGTGCGGGCGTGGAACCGGGGGAAGGGAGTGAGCGGGTGATCCTGGGTGGTGAATGCCCGTCGCAATTGAAGTGCGGGGATCAGTATCAGCAGCAGACTCGGCATCCATCCGGTCATCGAACCCCACGAGATCGACGGCAAACATGTCGTCATCGTCACCGTCGAACAGAGCCGCACCCCCGTCGCCTGTGACGGTCGGTATTACACCCGCGTCGGCGACACCACCCGCGAGATGCTCCCCGACGAACTACGAGGCTTTTTCCAGCAGAGCATCGAATGGGACAGCGTCGTCGGGACGTTCGACCCCGATGAGATCGACGGGGAGAGCGTCGGGCGGTTTCTCGCCCTCGCCCGCACGGCCGGCCGGATCACGGCCGTCGACCCCGACGAATCGGTCGACGCCGTCCTTCGCCGCCTCGGCCTCATCAGGGACGGCTGCATCACCAACGGCGCCGTCGTCCTCTTCGGCAAGGATCCGCAGAAATATTTCCCGAACACCGTCCTCAGGATCGGCAGGTTCAGGCGGGCCGACATCATCATCGGCGACCACGAGATCAGGGGTAATCTCTTCTCTCAGTTCGAGGAAGCAGAGAGGATCATCAAGAACTATATCGGCGTCCGCTACGACATCTCAGAGGAGGCGATGCAGGAGTCCTTCCAGAGGAAGGAGGTCTGGGAATACCCTCTCCCGGCGATCCGTGAGGCCCTGCTCAACGCGCTCATCCATCGGGACTACTTCAACAACACCGTCCAGACGCAGGTCAGGATCTTCGACGATGCCATCCGCTTTCACAACCCGGGCCGCCTCCCCGAGGGCGTCACCATCGAGATGATCCTCAGGGAACACTCTTCCTATCTGCGCAACCCGAAGGTTGCAGATGTCTTTTATCGTGCCGGACTCGTGGAGCGTTACGGGTCGGGGATCGAACGGATCATCCGGGCACTGAAGGAGGAAAAACTGCCCGCACCCGAGATCGTCAGCACGCCCCTCGGCTTCACGATCACCATGCGCACGAGTCCCTTCACCGATGGATTTCTGCAGGAACTCGGTCTGAACGATCGGCAGATCGCGGCCTTTTCCTTCCTCAAGGAGCATGGCGCCATCACCAACGGCCAGTATCAGAAACTCAACTCCGTCGTCGCCAGCACCGCACTGAAAGACCTGAACGACATGGTCACAAAGCATGTCCTTGAACGACGGGGCACGTCGCGGCGGGACATGCACTATGTCCTCGTTCGGGGAGGCGAGGGGTCACCGTGATGATGCGTGATGAACGCGTGATGATGCGTGATGAACGCGTGATGATGCGTGATGAACGCGTGATGATGCGTGATGAACGCGTGATGATGCGTGATGAACGCGTGATGATGCGTGATGAACGCGTGATGATGCGTGATGAACGCGTGATGATGCGTGATGAACGCGTGATGAACGCGTGATGAACGCGTGATGATGCGTGATGATGCGTGATGAACGCGTGATGATGCGTGATGAACGCGTGATGAACGCGTGATGATGCGTGATGATGCGTGATGATGCGTGATGATGCGTGATGATGCGTGATGATGCGTGATGAACGCGTGATGATGCCACAGACCTGATCGCAAGAAACCTATCGCCAGCAGGGACGACGCTTCACCCCCACCCCATCACCTTTACCACCACGGCGACGATCCCGCCCACGATCCCGCCGGCGCCGACGGCGGCCCTTCGTTCCCTGCCCTCCTCACCGGCCCGCTCGCTCTGCCAGTTCTCAAGCACGCGGAGCCGCCCCTCCATCTCGGCGTCGCGTTCTTCCATCCGCTCCAGCGTCCGGCAGATCCACTTCACATCCCGGTTCGTCTCGACGATCATCTCCCGCAGGTCCCGTTCGGCGGCCATGTGCATCACCCAAACGTTTTATATGACTATTGCGATAAAGACAGATTAATATTACTTATAGTAATAGTATCTCTTAGCCTGCGAACATCCCGGGACTTTCCAGGCAGGAGAGAGAAGAGCAATGGCAGACTTTGTCCTGTCCACCACGAACAAGACGTCGGTGCGCAAACTCACCGCACCGATCGTCGATGCCGCCACCTTCAACGGCATCATCGAGAACATCCTGACGAACAACCCCTGGGGATGCACGCCCTGGGAGGGCGCCGGCGTCTCCCACGACGGCGTCGAGAAGGCCGCCGAGAACTACACGGCCCGCATCGTCTACGAGGACGAGTTCGGCGACGTGCTCGGCAACGCCTCGGCCCGTGCGCCGGACCTTGCCGGGTTCAACGCGGCGAAGACCGAACTCCTCGGCAACGAAGCGCTCGAGACCGCGGTCGGGGGGACGGCCGTCGCCGACTCGGGCAGCGAGTCGTACGCCTGCCGCCTCCGCTGCCACGACGCCGGCGGCGAGGTCTACTTCGTCGCCTTCACCCGCACCTCGGTGCGGATCTCAAGTTACGAGAACGATGCGATCCGCGATGCGATCGAGACCTGGGCCGACGGGGTCGCCGCCCTCGCGTGAACGGTCCCTCGACCGCTTCATTTTTTCTGTTCATCCCTCGTCGTCGACGGGCCGCCGTGAGCCGTCCCACTTTTGATTTTGAAGAACAGTCAAAGAACCACTCACCGACCCGGACAAAAAAAAACAGGGGGATCCTCTCCCCCATCTCTTCCATCTTTCCCCTCAGGCCATCGCACCGCCAGCGACCGCCACCGCGGCGACCATCACGATGAGAACGATGAAGAGCCCGAAGAGGACGACCATCGGCAGGACAACAGCGACCGCCGCCTTCCCGGTCGTGGTGTCGTGGAACTCCCTGATCCCGATGACCGCGAGGACCAGCGTCCAGATCGTGGCAAGGAAACCGAGAACCGGGATCCACCCGAAGAGCAGGCCGGGGGTGGAGGCGTACGCCAGAGCCTTGATGGTCGCTTCGAGACCGTTCCCGCCGACGAGGAGGGCGACGAGGACGTGGACGATGAGGCCGATGACAAAGAGGCCGATGATCTCGCCGATGAACGTCCCGACGATCGCACCGATACCGGCGCCGATGCCGGTCACGGTCCCCATGCCGGGGATATCGGCGTACGACGAACCGAACCCGGCCATCGTCATGATCCCGACGAGGACGGCGTTCACCGCGAGGATGGCGACGAAGTACGTGAGCACCTCGCCGAGGTCGTCACCCCGTGTGTTCCTGAAGGTCTCTACCGGGTCCATGATGAACCCTTTCGCTTTTTCGACGATGTCAGGTGACATGATAGAAATGCAAAGCGTTTGGATTTATGTTTTCCGGGCATTTTGCATTTCTTTTCCTGAATAAAATTAGCAGAGCAAAATTTCCCCTCAGCCGTCACGCACCCGATCGGATTTCATGATCGCCCGCCCTCGCCGCGGCGCGAAGACGACGGGAAGGCGTGATGATCCGAACGTGCCGCCCCCCGTCACGACGTCTGTTCTGCCGTCTCCCGAGAAGATAGGGCGGGGGCGGCACGATGTGGGATTCCTGCTGAAAAAAGATCGACACTCTCCCGTCCCGGTTCTATCTTCGGGGTCATGTTAACGGGAAGGTGTCGTGATCGGATCACGCCGTCCCCTCATCATCGATCTCTTCTGCCGTTTCGCGCGAGGATAGAGCGGGGGACGGCGATGAAGTAGTGTGCTCTCTCCCGTCCGGTTCAATCTTCGGGGTCATGACAACGAAACGGCGTCATGATCAAACCATGCCGTCCCACCTTCACCGGATCTGTTCTGCCGTTTCGCGAGAGGATAGGACGGGGGACGGCGATGAAGTAGTGTGCTCTCTCCCGTCCGGTTCTATCTTCGGGGCCATGACAACAGGACGGCGTGATGATCAGACCGTGCCGTCGCCCATCACCGAATTTTTCCGCCGTCTCGCGAGAAGATAGGCCGGGGCTGGCAAGGGAGTGTGATCCCGCTGAAAAAAGATCGGCACTCTCACGTCCCGGTTCTATCCTCAGGGTCGGGACGACAGGACGGCGTGGTGATCAGATCACGCCGCCCCTCTCGGACGATCGTTCCTGCCATCTCGCGAGAAGATAGGGCGGGGACGGCGAAGAGTGGTGTGCTCCTGTTGCAAAAGGATCAGCACTCTCCCGTCCCACTTCTATCCTCGGGGTCATGACACCAGGAAAGATGCGATGATCAAACCATGCCGCCCTCTATCGCACGATCGTTCCCGCCGTCTCGCGTGAGGACGGGGATCGGCGGCGCAGAGGGGGCCTCACTCGAACGAGAGATACTCCTCCACCCTGGTCTTCCCCGCGACCTTCCTGAAGCCCGCGAGGTCCCTGAACGGCCGCTTCACGATCACCTTCGGCACCGTCTTCTTCCCAAGACCCGGGATCCAGCGGAGGGCGGTGTGCGGGAGGGTGTTCACCGGGATCGGTGCCGGGAGGGCGGTGATGGAACGGTGGCCCCATCCGACGACGACGGCGTCGAGCGCGGTGCCGGCGGGCACCTGGAGCGGG
Encoded proteins:
- the ileS gene encoding isoleucine--tRNA ligase → MKEVTSSYDAKAVEASAREFWREHDTYHTVKDLRQSGKQFFFVDGPPYTTGHIHLGTAWNKIIKDAILRQKRMTGLNVIERAGYDMHGLPIEVQVEHELGFTSKKDIEAYGIDKFIERCREYALARMEEMSDQFRELGIWLDFDNPYQTLKKEYIEAAWWTLKEAEKNGKLERGHRVVNWCPRCETAIADSEVEYDDAVDPSIFVKFPVKGAENEYLVIWTTTPWTLPANVAIAVHQKITYALVAARKDGREENLWIAKDLVESVLKKGKYQDYDLLKTLPGTDLVGTEYESPLVEQVPLQAEIPHRVVLADYVALENTGLVHTAPGHGWDDFLTGLREGLPIFCPVDGSGRYTKKAGVFEGLYVKDPATNQQVLDALGDHLLHEGKITHRYGHCWRCKTPIIYRATEQWFIKASEMRDDLLAEVEKVDWYPDWAGSARFHDWVKEARDWCISRQRYWGIPIPVWQCDTCDRREAYGTVEELEAASGRPVKDPHRPYVDEVTVPCSCGGTMHRVSDIFDVWFDSAVASWATLGFPGNKAEFEKYWPADFITEGQDQTRGWFYSQLGASMVAFGRSPYKSVLMHGFALDAEGRKMSKSQGNVVAPAEVIEKGGVDVLRLYVLWANAPWDDMKFNWDGVRTVNRALNILWNVYRFPLPYMTLDGFTPATADDGTWDEDGVRALLDGMPDEDRWILSRVNTLCKEVNADFEEYNLHKITRALVTFVLEDLSRWYLQIVRPRMWLEEDAPEKRCAYETVYYVLRRLAQLLAPFTPHLTEAIYRNLRCEGDPESVHMLDWPEADDALVDEDLETAMAVVQNFDDAAATARQDGKRKLRWPVAEAVVATSAEEVKAAVIRLNDLCTSRANAKKVAVVGEHWDRIGWQAEPVMRAIGPKFGRDGPKVKAAIEAADGNALKAALAETGVAVLGEIEVTPEMVAFTEAMPEGVFAAAMENATVYVDVNLTPEIEAEGFAREVIRRLQDMRKQHDLKVDDHIAAEIVVADVRVADLVRSWEKEIAGEVRAAALEIHNGAALTGAWALTAEWEVEGVGMTMGLSLAEE
- a CDS encoding tRNA(His) guanylyltransferase Thg1 family protein; the protein is MDTHEIFSNLAIYPPVILRLDGRAFHGLTRTCVKPFDARFHAAMVGTCRRLLAESGLNPVCAYTFSDEISLYFDALPFGGRVEKLDSVAASYAASAFTLEAGLDAPVAFDSRVIPATPSYALEYLSMRQAEAWRNHINAYCQAALLDEGLPPREVAAALNRTKAAGMHEMMFARGVNLAETPAWQRRGTLVRHGHYTKEGMNPVTGERVVVERRCVVADEDLPLFSAPEGRRYLRSLFGE
- a CDS encoding PRC-barrel domain-containing protein; this encodes MKTQVTDLFGMNVYTEKAVYVGDVDDVLLDIDGKKIESIAVGNLNPEIADPKGHRGYLIPYRIIKVIGDIIIIRHISSTFRKTGTEPRK
- a CDS encoding CBS domain-containing protein, with translation MNGSLKIGHLFGIPIYLHWTFLLVIPLFAWIIGSQIVLTTELLADLFGLEITMTYYLQGWMPYILGTLVVLGLFAGVLVHELAHSLVAKSKGITIHSITLLIFGGVASMEEEMPDPKVELPMALVGPLTSGAIGGIFLAITYGIAAAAGAGAVDAATAGVFIFFFGYLALLNIILFLFNLLPAFPMDGGRVLRAWLAKKMPLHQATKIAADVGRGFAVFFGIFGFLVLSPILVIIAFFIYIGANQEATMVRYNFLLKDVVVKDVMSAPVTTVRPDQPVMEVVQMMYETKHLGFPVMERGAVVGMVTLGDVHAAPPLDREAMQVRDLMSREVVMLKPSAPLTDAMRIMSRSGIGRIPVMEEGELVGIVTRTDVLTTLEIKEA
- a CDS encoding ATP-binding protein, translated to MLPDELRGFFQQSIEWDSVVGTFDPDEIDGESVGRFLALARTAGRITAVDPDESVDAVLRRLGLIRDGCITNGAVVLFGKDPQKYFPNTVLRIGRFRRADIIIGDHEIRGNLFSQFEEAERIIKNYIGVRYDISEEAMQESFQRKEVWEYPLPAIREALLNALIHRDYFNNTVQTQVRIFDDAIRFHNPGRLPEGVTIEMILREHSSYLRNPKVADVFYRAGLVERYGSGIERIIRALKEEKLPAPEIVSTPLGFTITMRTSPFTDGFLQELGLNDRQIAAFSFLKEHGAITNGQYQKLNSVVASTALKDLNDMVTKHVLERRGTSRRDMHYVLVRGGEGSP
- a CDS encoding YIP1 family protein; its protein translation is MSPDIVEKAKGFIMDPVETFRNTRGDDLGEVLTYFVAILAVNAVLVGIMTMAGFGSSYADIPGMGTVTGIGAGIGAIVGTFIGEIIGLFVIGLIVHVLVALLVGGNGLEATIKALAYASTPGLLFGWIPVLGFLATIWTLVLAVIGIREFHDTTTGKAAVAVVLPMVVLFGLFIVLIVMVAAVAVAGGAMA